A single genomic interval of Candidatus Delongbacteria bacterium harbors:
- a CDS encoding DEAD/DEAH box helicase family protein, which yields MELKLEQLEYQQKAINSIISVFKGQERNTFDNSCFEGIRSNMLSLSKKEIESNLEQIIIENGIDEKTASISDSNDLCIEMETGTGKTLVYIKTIFELFKHYGFSKFIILVPSVAIKEGVLTTFKTFEKQLEDIYNIKPDYFEYDSKRLPKVMNFIEEQNPQIMVMTLQSFNSDDRILNQAQREDLFSNMPYIEAIARTNPIVIMDEPQEGMDTENSIERLKTINPLFKIRYSATHKVLKNLVYRLTPYESYKQGLVKKIEVLTVSEKNDEASMRIELKEVKTQKGKDPVAIINAWKQTASGFKFGPLKKLEKNAKLEEITGNIIYKDYVIEQISKPIRGKGFVKFSNGAVIYEGDQAKDYSSIFSEQLYWLIDTHFRKKEELRKKGIKCLSLIFIDRVDNYIKPDGIIKQSFIDQFKKVHSEFYIKDATDKQIEYCQGYYFAKTGKGDFTDNERSMVSNKELFDLILKDKEELLDLENPVEFIFSHSALGVGWDNPNVFNIATLNQSYSEIKKRQEIGRGLRICVNQKGKRLYDDLETPENEEINLLTVIPNESYHTFVSQYQSEIEEVYGTTSAGAETRHNHKGDKASEKRIRRNEDLFSSVSFREFWNRMSRKTEYLVSFDEDRIIEESIKSLNEIAIPEHKIQISLGRIHDIAESGIETQDYREESKISNIAFSPVDLVEEISESSSLAYPTVFKIIQGIFNKKEIIKNPPRFLQEAVQRIRNIELDEMLRALEYRITNERFELDKFEELIVKNTYRTEPTPNKGIYDHIIWDSEHEQRFARDADTDTEVVCFLKLPGFYRIKTPAGEYNPDFGLVLKKKKIRDDREQEFYFVIETKGTNDINDRKALTENEIYKIKCAVKHFEALGIETKVDYMAPIKDFDSFKNKAEELTNV from the coding sequence ATGGAATTAAAATTAGAACAACTTGAATATCAACAAAAGGCGATCAACTCTATAATCTCTGTATTCAAAGGTCAGGAAAGGAATACATTTGATAATTCTTGTTTTGAAGGAATACGATCAAATATGCTTTCACTTTCTAAAAAAGAAATTGAGAGTAATCTTGAACAAATAATAATTGAAAACGGTATTGATGAAAAAACAGCCAGTATTTCAGATTCGAATGATTTATGTATAGAGATGGAGACTGGTACAGGTAAAACGCTTGTTTACATAAAGACGATTTTTGAACTTTTCAAACACTATGGATTTTCCAAATTCATTATACTGGTTCCTTCAGTTGCAATAAAAGAAGGTGTTCTTACAACATTTAAGACTTTTGAGAAACAGCTTGAAGACATTTACAATATTAAACCAGATTACTTTGAATACGACAGTAAGCGGCTTCCGAAAGTAATGAATTTTATCGAAGAACAAAATCCTCAAATAATGGTTATGACTCTACAGTCATTCAACTCAGATGACAGGATATTAAATCAGGCACAGCGTGAGGATTTGTTTTCAAACATGCCATATATCGAAGCCATTGCAAGAACAAATCCTATTGTCATAATGGATGAACCACAGGAAGGGATGGATACAGAGAATTCTATTGAAAGATTGAAAACAATTAATCCACTCTTTAAGATCCGCTATTCGGCGACCCATAAAGTATTAAAAAATCTTGTATATAGACTGACTCCTTATGAAAGTTATAAACAGGGACTAGTAAAGAAGATCGAAGTACTGACCGTTTCCGAGAAAAATGATGAAGCCTCCATGCGTATTGAGCTTAAGGAGGTGAAAACACAAAAAGGAAAAGACCCGGTTGCCATTATTAATGCCTGGAAACAAACAGCTTCCGGCTTTAAATTCGGGCCATTAAAGAAACTTGAAAAGAATGCAAAGCTTGAAGAGATTACGGGGAATATAATTTATAAAGACTATGTAATTGAACAAATATCCAAACCGATTAGGGGAAAAGGTTTTGTAAAATTCAGTAATGGTGCAGTTATTTATGAAGGAGATCAAGCAAAGGATTATTCTTCCATATTCAGTGAACAATTATACTGGTTAATAGATACCCATTTCAGAAAGAAGGAAGAACTCAGGAAGAAAGGAATCAAGTGCTTGTCATTAATCTTTATAGACAGAGTCGATAATTATATAAAACCTGATGGAATAATAAAGCAGTCTTTTATAGATCAGTTTAAAAAAGTACATTCCGAGTTTTACATAAAGGACGCAACAGATAAGCAGATTGAATATTGTCAGGGTTATTATTTTGCGAAAACCGGGAAAGGTGATTTTACGGATAATGAACGTTCCATGGTTAGCAATAAAGAACTGTTTGACCTGATCCTTAAAGACAAGGAAGAACTGCTTGATTTGGAAAATCCGGTTGAATTTATATTTTCTCATTCAGCCCTCGGTGTCGGGTGGGATAATCCCAATGTTTTCAATATAGCAACCCTCAACCAGAGCTATAGTGAAATCAAGAAACGACAGGAAATAGGCCGTGGGCTGCGGATTTGTGTAAATCAGAAAGGAAAACGGCTCTATGATGATTTAGAGACTCCCGAAAATGAAGAGATTAATCTGTTAACAGTAATTCCGAATGAAAGCTATCATACTTTTGTTTCACAGTATCAATCTGAGATTGAAGAAGTTTACGGAACAACAAGTGCGGGAGCAGAGACACGTCATAATCATAAGGGTGATAAAGCCTCGGAAAAACGAATCCGCAGGAATGAAGATTTATTCAGCAGTGTGTCTTTCCGTGAATTCTGGAATAGAATGTCCCGGAAAACAGAATATCTTGTCAGTTTTGATGAGGACAGGATTATTGAGGAATCAATAAAATCATTGAATGAGATCGCGATCCCTGAACATAAAATACAGATATCCTTAGGCCGAATTCACGATATTGCGGAATCCGGTATAGAAACACAGGATTATCGGGAAGAAAGTAAAATCTCCAATATAGCATTCTCTCCTGTAGATTTGGTTGAGGAGATCAGCGAAAGCTCATCACTTGCCTATCCTACTGTGTTTAAAATCATACAAGGCATTTTCAATAAAAAGGAAATCATCAAAAATCCTCCCAGATTCCTGCAGGAAGCTGTTCAGCGAATCAGAAATATTGAACTGGATGAAATGCTGCGAGCACTTGAGTACAGGATTACCAATGAACGATTTGAGCTTGATAAGTTCGAAGAGCTTATTGTAAAGAATACTTATAGAACCGAGCCTACTCCCAACAAAGGAATTTACGATCATATTATCTGGGACAGTGAACATGAACAAAGATTTGCTAGAGACGCGGATACGGATACTGAAGTGGTCTGTTTTCTGAAACTTCCGGGTTTTTACCGTATAAAAACTCCGGCTGGGGAATATAACCCTGATTTTGGCTTGG